GCTTGGCCGCGAGATAGCCGGGCAGGGCGACATAGCCGCCGAAACCGACCACCGCGTCCGCCTTGGTGCGCTCCAGGATCTGCTCGGCCGCCTTGATCGTGCCGCGCAGCCGGCCCGGGACGGTGATCAGCTCGGGGGTGGGCTTGCGTGGCAGCGGTACGGCGGGGATCAGCGCGAGTTCGTACCCGCGCTCGGGTACGAGTCGGGTCTCCAGGCCGCGCTCCGTGCCCAGGGCCGTGATTCCCACGGTCGGGTCCTGCCTGCGCAGGGCGTCCGCGAGGGCGAGCGCGGGCTCGATGTGGCCGGCGGTCCCCCCACCGGCGAGTACGACATGCACCGAAATTCACCGCTCTCCGGACGAACGCGCCGCTGAGGCACGCCGTCGCATCGTGTTCCATCTGCCCGGCCCCGAAGGGCGTCCCGCGCGCTTTCTACCAAAGCGAGGTTGCCGCATGGAAAGCGCCGCCCGCGCAGCGGGCTCGTCACGCGCGAAGGCGATCAGCAGCCCGATGGCGAACATGGTCGGCAGCAGGGCGGATCCTCCGTAGGAGAACAGCGGGAGGGGGACGCCGGCGATCGGCAGCAGACCGAGCACCGCACCGATGTTGATCACTGCCTGAGCGGTGATCCAGGTGGTCACGCCTCCCGCGGCATACCTCACGAACGGGTCCTCCGTGCGTCCGGCCACGCGGATACCCGCATAGCCTAGAGCCGCGAAGAGGGCGAGTACCGACAGCGTCCCCGCCAGGCCCAGTTCCTCACCGGTGACGGCGAAGATGAAGTCCGTGTGCGCTTCGGGCAGTTGACCCCATTTTTCCACGCTCGCACCGAGTCCGGAACCGAAGAGTCCGCCGGAGGCGAGCGCGTAGATGCCGTGCACGGCCTGCCAGCAGTCGGCGGTGCCGCTGCCTGGCTCGGTGGCGCCGATGCAGGCGAAGCGGGCCATACGGTTCGGGCTGGTCTTGATCAGGATCGCGCCGACGAAGGCCGCCCCCGTCAGCACGCCCACGAACAGCCTGGTGGGCGCCCCCGCCAGCCACAGCAGGCCGAACAGGATCGCCGTCAGGATGATCGCCGTACCCATGTCGCCGCCGAGCATGATCAACCCGAGCAGCATGAACGCCACCGGAACGAGCGGCACCAGCATGTGCTTCCACTGGCTGAGCAGGTTCTTGTCCTGCTTGCGGGCGAGCAGGTCGGCGCCCCACAGCACCAGCGCGAGCTTGCCGAACTCGCTGGGCTGCAGCTGGAAAGGACCGGCGATGGAGATCCAGTTCTGGTTGCCGTTGACCGCCACCCCTATCCCCGGCACCTGCACCAGGGCCATCAGGAACACGGCGCCCGCCAGTATCGGGTAGGCCAGCGCCCGGTGCAGCTTGACCGGCATCCGCGAGGCGGCGAACAGCAGTCCGGCGCCGAGCAGCGCGGCCAGGGCCTGC
This genomic window from Streptomyces sp. DG2A-72 contains:
- the ftsW gene encoding putative lipid II flippase FtsW, translated to MPGSRTGRPPVQRDVRRPADARTPGENPVARLVTRTQKAWDRPLTAYYLILGGSLLITVLGLVMVYSASQITALQLSLPGSYFFRKQALAALLGAGLLFAASRMPVKLHRALAYPILAGAVFLMALVQVPGIGVAVNGNQNWISIAGPFQLQPSEFGKLALVLWGADLLARKQDKNLLSQWKHMLVPLVPVAFMLLGLIMLGGDMGTAIILTAILFGLLWLAGAPTRLFVGVLTGAAFVGAILIKTSPNRMARFACIGATEPGSGTADCWQAVHGIYALASGGLFGSGLGASVEKWGQLPEAHTDFIFAVTGEELGLAGTLSVLALFAALGYAGIRVAGRTEDPFVRYAAGGVTTWITAQAVINIGAVLGLLPIAGVPLPLFSYGGSALLPTMFAIGLLIAFARDEPAARAALSMRQPRFGRKRAGRPSGPGRWNTMRRRASAARSSGER